The following proteins are encoded in a genomic region of Cydia strobilella chromosome 19, ilCydStro3.1, whole genome shotgun sequence:
- the LOC134750404 gene encoding carboxypeptidase B-like isoform X1, with protein MVSPENKQQFLEELEKNGVEHYLHLEDVANAFEEHDAEISRYQRTRTNRMVFESYPRYAEIDAYLERIAAAYPDIVTLVNAGTSWEGRAIKYLKISTTNFTDTSKPIYYMDAMIHAREWVTTPVALYSIHRLVEDLQEQDRDLLENVDWIIHPLVNPDGYEYTHTDVRLWRRTRSFYPEVSETCYGVDANRNFNVSFNTVGVSSDPCSDVYPGHLAFSEPETQIVRDILEEYVDRIQLYMNIHSHGNWVLYGFGSGDLPSNVAHVHHVGATMGAVMDAVKLPEATFYLVGNSALILYSTSGSAQDYGQYIGIPFSYTLELPGYGQDFRVPPQYIDHINAETWRGIATTARLARSYYLARNAN; from the exons ATGGTGTCTCCTGAGAACAAGCAACAGTTCCTTGAAGAATTGGAGAAGAATGGCGTAGAACATTATTTGCACTTAGAAGATGTTGCTAA CGCTTTCGAAGAGCACGACGCCGAGATATCGCGTTATCAAAGGACCAGGACCAATAGAATGGTTTTCGAGTCATACCCTCGGTATGCTGAG ATAGATGCGTATTTGGAAAGAATCGCGGCGGCGTACCCTGATATTGTGACTCTAGTCAACGCCGGGACCAGCTGGGAAGGCCGTGCTATCAAATATCTTAAG ATCTCAACCACCAACTTCACGGACACCTCCAAGCCCATCTACTACATGGACGCCATGATCCACGCCCGCGAATGGGTGACCACCCCAGTGGCGCTGTACAGCATCCACCGCCTGGTCGAGGATCTTCAAGAACAGGACAGAGATCTGCTGGAGAACGTTGACTGGATCATTCATCCGCTCGTTAATCCTGATGGCTATGAATACACGCATACTGAT GTTCGCCTCTGGCGCCGCACTCGCTCCTTCTATCCCGAAGTCAGCGAAACTTGCTACGGTGTTGACGCCAACCGCAATTTCAACGTGTCCTTCAACACCGTCGGCGTTTCCTCCGACCCCTGTTCCGATGTCTACCCTGGCCACTTAGCCTTTTCCGAACCAGAAACCCAAATCGTTAGAGATATCCTTGAAGAATATGTAGACAGAATCCAACTGTACATGAACATTCATAGCCATGGGAACTGGGTGCTGTATGGATTTGGATCAGGAGATTTACCCTCAAACGTGGCGCATGTTCACCATGTTGGGGCGACTATGGGAGCTGTGATGGATGCTGTTAAACTGCCGGAAGCTACGTTTTATTTGGTTGGAAATAGTGCCTTAATTCTTTACTCTACGTCTGGAAGTGCTCAGGATTATGGACAG TATATTGGCATCCCGTTCTCCTACACTCTGGAGCTCCCTGGGTACGGGCAGGACTTCCGCGTGCCGCCGCAGTACATCGACCATATCAACGCCGAAACCTGGAGGGGCATAGCGACCACTGCTCGCCTTGCGAGGTCTTATTACCTTGCTCGCAACGCCAACTAA
- the LOC134750404 gene encoding carboxypeptidase B-like isoform X2 — MWLAMKMAVFREFFILSAIIVSFANAGKHDIYSGFTVHGVKLTNPSHGQLLHDLEVSLDVDVWQHGAVALSDALVMVSPENKQQFLEELEKNGVEHYLHLEDVANAFEEHDAEISRYQRTRTNRMVFESYPRYAEIDAYLERIAAAYPDIVTLVNAGTSWEGRAIKYLKISTTNFTDTSKPIYYMDAMIHAREWVTTPVALYSIHRLVEDLQEQDRDLLENVDWIIHPLVNPDGYEYTHTDVRLWRRTRSFYPEVSETCYGVDANRNFNVSFNTVGVSSDPCSDVYPGHLAFSEPETQIVRDILEEYVDRIQLYMNIHSHGNWVLYGFGSGDLPSNVAHVHHVGATMGAVMDAVKLPEATFYLVGNSALILYSTSGSAQDYGQYIGIPFSYTLELPGYGQDFRVPPQYIDHINAETWRGIATTARLARSYYLARNAN, encoded by the exons ATGTGGCTTGCCATGAAAATGGCGGTCTTTCgtgaatttttcattttgagtgCTATTATTGTTTCCTTTGCTAATGCTGGGAAACATGACATCTACTCTGG CTTCACAGTCCACGGAGTCAAGCTCACCAACCCGTCCCATGGCCAGCTCCTCCACGACCTGGAGGTTTCCCTGGACGTGGATGTCTGGCAGCATGGTGCCGTAGCCCTGAGTGACGCTCTGGTGATGGTGTCTCCTGAGAACAAGCAACAGTTCCTTGAAGAATTGGAGAAGAATGGCGTAGAACATTATTTGCACTTAGAAGATGTTGCTAA CGCTTTCGAAGAGCACGACGCCGAGATATCGCGTTATCAAAGGACCAGGACCAATAGAATGGTTTTCGAGTCATACCCTCGGTATGCTGAG ATAGATGCGTATTTGGAAAGAATCGCGGCGGCGTACCCTGATATTGTGACTCTAGTCAACGCCGGGACCAGCTGGGAAGGCCGTGCTATCAAATATCTTAAG ATCTCAACCACCAACTTCACGGACACCTCCAAGCCCATCTACTACATGGACGCCATGATCCACGCCCGCGAATGGGTGACCACCCCAGTGGCGCTGTACAGCATCCACCGCCTGGTCGAGGATCTTCAAGAACAGGACAGAGATCTGCTGGAGAACGTTGACTGGATCATTCATCCGCTCGTTAATCCTGATGGCTATGAATACACGCATACTGAT GTTCGCCTCTGGCGCCGCACTCGCTCCTTCTATCCCGAAGTCAGCGAAACTTGCTACGGTGTTGACGCCAACCGCAATTTCAACGTGTCCTTCAACACCGTCGGCGTTTCCTCCGACCCCTGTTCCGATGTCTACCCTGGCCACTTAGCCTTTTCCGAACCAGAAACCCAAATCGTTAGAGATATCCTTGAAGAATATGTAGACAGAATCCAACTGTACATGAACATTCATAGCCATGGGAACTGGGTGCTGTATGGATTTGGATCAGGAGATTTACCCTCAAACGTGGCGCATGTTCACCATGTTGGGGCGACTATGGGAGCTGTGATGGATGCTGTTAAACTGCCGGAAGCTACGTTTTATTTGGTTGGAAATAGTGCCTTAATTCTTTACTCTACGTCTGGAAGTGCTCAGGATTATGGACAG TATATTGGCATCCCGTTCTCCTACACTCTGGAGCTCCCTGGGTACGGGCAGGACTTCCGCGTGCCGCCGCAGTACATCGACCATATCAACGCCGAAACCTGGAGGGGCATAGCGACCACTGCTCGCCTTGCGAGGTCTTATTACCTTGCTCGCAACGCCAACTAA